In a genomic window of candidate division WOR-3 bacterium:
- a CDS encoding pitrilysin family protein, with the protein MNIIFSLLTLLANFDPLEFRVFEFRLRNGLQVIGYIDTSAPVVSVNVYYRVGSYDEPPGLTGISHMLEHMSFKHTDLYKPGDFDRMLDSVGAINNGFTSTYYTGYYADIAKEHWELALKLEAARMGRCIFPDSEFESEHQVVTEERRLQDNRPSSVLWENFEAIAWLAHPHRSPTIGWPDDVANFTVGKVREWYKKYYNPSNAVLVIAGDIRPDDVRTMAQKYFGRLKGRPVDRYDYYNLEPEPAGERRITIRKKVSVPTLLIGYPTPGIRDSLYFVGDVAARILGSGRNSRLYQTLVLDSGLATSVSVWNSVEKDPGLMYFWISPKSETLIPRIEQLITRELERMKTEPVTGLELQRVKNQTIAGSIFERDDISGIAYLIATAQITTGSWRSFLDWMQQVEKTTPEQIQQFCQKYFQDHRRVVGILLPEKREAK; encoded by the coding sequence ATGAACATCATTTTTTCCCTGCTTACCTTGCTTGCCAACTTTGACCCGCTGGAATTCAGGGTGTTTGAGTTCCGGCTCAGAAACGGCCTGCAGGTCATCGGCTATATTGACACCTCCGCACCGGTGGTCTCGGTCAATGTCTATTACCGGGTCGGCTCCTATGATGAACCGCCGGGACTAACCGGCATCTCCCACATGCTCGAGCATATGAGCTTCAAGCACACCGATCTCTACAAGCCGGGTGATTTTGATCGGATGCTAGACTCGGTCGGTGCCATCAACAACGGCTTCACCTCCACCTACTATACCGGCTATTACGCGGACATCGCTAAGGAGCACTGGGAGCTGGCGCTGAAACTGGAGGCGGCCCGGATGGGACGGTGCATCTTTCCGGACTCGGAGTTTGAAAGTGAACATCAGGTCGTTACCGAGGAGCGCCGGCTTCAGGACAACCGCCCGAGCTCGGTCCTATGGGAGAACTTTGAAGCAATCGCCTGGCTCGCTCATCCCCACCGCAGCCCGACCATCGGCTGGCCGGATGATGTGGCCAACTTCACCGTGGGAAAAGTTCGGGAATGGTATAAAAAATACTACAACCCGTCAAATGCGGTGCTGGTGATCGCCGGTGACATCAGACCGGATGATGTCAGAACGATGGCCCAGAAGTATTTCGGCAGATTAAAAGGCAGGCCGGTCGACCGGTACGACTATTACAATTTAGAACCCGAACCCGCTGGCGAACGCCGGATTACGATCCGCAAAAAGGTATCGGTTCCGACCCTACTCATCGGCTATCCCACACCCGGAATCCGAGACTCGCTCTACTTTGTGGGTGATGTCGCTGCCCGTATCCTCGGCTCGGGCAGAAACTCCCGGCTCTATCAGACCCTGGTCCTTGACTCCGGACTTGCCACCTCGGTTTCAGTCTGGAACTCGGTGGAAAAGGATCCCGGACTGATGTACTTCTGGATCAGCCCGAAATCGGAAACCCTGATTCCCCGGATTGAACAGCTGATAACCCGGGAACTGGAAAGAATGAAGACCGAGCCTGTAACCGGACTTGAACTGCAGCGGGTCAAGAATCAGACGATTGCCGGCTCGATCTTTGAGCGGGATGACATCTCCGGCATCGCCTATCTCATTGCCACCGCCCAGATCACCACCGGCTCCTGGCGCTCATTTCTGGACTGGATGCAGCAGGTGGAAAAGACCACCCCGGAGCAGATTCAGCAGTTCTGTCAGAAGTATTTTCAGGACCACCGCCGGGTCGTCGGCATACTCCTGCCTGAAAAAAGGGAGGCAAAATGA
- a CDS encoding M14 family zinc carboxypeptidase, with the protein MRTAILICLFGLATTITSAPEPRDLIRITNATRDDVRNIENSGAWVNYVNRTGVIAEATVNQQRALADKGYRIEVITPDITGVYERNFQESDGRYLTYAEYCDTMAVIATNNPTICRLETLGLSYRGNLLLMMKISDHPQIDEPEPAVHFEGDIHGDEKIGWAITFELLKYLVRNYGTDTVVTRLVDSREIYLLPMYNPDGYISSSRYNGNSVDLNRNWGWMWGDEISQGASPFSEPENRAVLAHLWRNPAVTFVSYHAGTTFISHPWSYCYSYQNTIPELNLIQFLSARYDHWTHYTYGQGADSMYLINGSTKDFDYGYGMMGWSIEVHPQKTPPASEIDPCFNLNLPAILEFIHLAGKGIHGTVTDAFTGTPVPCQIWVQPANWLSYNSPTVGDFHRFYLPGTYTLTFRSPGYRDTTIESVVVPSTGDSAVWLEVQLTPDSTAPLFAFRHIYNSFVTPSANRTYPVRTLGPRDSTAFLLDNGKTICLDMVKPVYNREGSELVIYRSAGTGSAQVQGAQSWQGPWVTLGTATTPETYLDIGSAGLDSVRFLRLTATGAFYLDAVEGVNTTGIATADQPQTEQPPRLRIVPNPARTTVVVYLNPPTRQPVTLKLTDPAGRTVQTFTIAGQNWTLSLKGPDGRRLKPGVYFLRPNRQTPVRLVISE; encoded by the coding sequence GTGCGGACCGCAATCCTGATTTGCCTGTTCGGGCTTGCCACCACCATTACCAGTGCACCCGAACCCCGGGATCTGATCCGGATTACCAATGCCACCAGAGATGACGTTCGGAATATTGAAAACTCCGGCGCCTGGGTAAATTATGTCAACCGGACCGGCGTTATTGCGGAGGCAACCGTCAATCAGCAGCGGGCCCTGGCTGATAAAGGTTATAGGATTGAAGTCATAACACCTGACATAACTGGAGTTTACGAACGCAACTTTCAGGAGAGTGATGGCAGGTATCTGACCTATGCCGAATACTGCGATACAATGGCAGTTATTGCAACAAACAATCCGACAATCTGCCGGCTGGAAACCCTGGGTCTGAGTTACCGGGGTAATCTGCTGCTGATGATGAAGATTTCCGACCATCCCCAGATTGATGAGCCGGAGCCTGCGGTTCATTTTGAAGGCGACATTCACGGCGATGAAAAAATCGGCTGGGCGATCACCTTTGAACTGCTAAAGTACCTAGTCCGCAACTACGGCACCGATACCGTTGTCACCCGTCTAGTTGACAGCCGGGAAATCTACCTCCTGCCGATGTATAACCCGGACGGTTATATCAGTTCCAGCCGGTATAACGGCAACAGTGTTGATCTGAACCGCAACTGGGGCTGGATGTGGGGGGATGAAATTTCTCAGGGGGCAAGCCCATTTTCAGAGCCGGAGAACCGGGCGGTGCTTGCTCATCTATGGCGTAATCCCGCAGTTACCTTCGTCTCCTATCATGCCGGCACCACCTTCATTTCCCATCCCTGGAGTTACTGCTACTCCTATCAGAACACAATTCCCGAACTGAACCTGATCCAGTTCCTCTCTGCCCGCTATGATCACTGGACTCATTACACCTATGGCCAGGGTGCGGACTCAATGTATCTGATCAACGGTTCAACCAAGGACTTTGACTACGGCTACGGCATGATGGGCTGGTCAATTGAAGTTCATCCTCAGAAAACCCCACCTGCCTCCGAGATCGACCCTTGCTTCAACCTCAATCTACCAGCAATCCTCGAATTCATCCACCTAGCCGGAAAGGGTATTCACGGCACAGTCACTGATGCGTTCACAGGCACCCCTGTACCTTGTCAGATCTGGGTCCAGCCGGCGAACTGGCTCAGCTACAACAGCCCGACAGTCGGTGACTTTCACCGCTTCTACCTTCCCGGCACCTATACACTGACCTTCCGGTCGCCAGGTTATCGTGACACCACAATTGAAAGTGTCGTTGTTCCGTCAACCGGTGACTCCGCAGTTTGGCTCGAAGTTCAACTAACCCCGGATTCAACTGCACCACTCTTTGCCTTCCGTCATATTTACAACAGTTTTGTCACTCCCTCCGCCAACCGCACCTATCCGGTCCGGACGCTCGGTCCCCGGGACAGTACTGCCTTTCTGCTGGACAACGGGAAGACCATATGTCTGGATATGGTGAAACCGGTTTACAACCGCGAAGGCAGTGAACTGGTGATTTACCGTTCAGCCGGCACCGGCAGTGCGCAGGTGCAGGGTGCCCAGAGCTGGCAGGGACCATGGGTAACGCTGGGCACCGCCACAACACCTGAAACCTATCTTGACATCGGTTCTGCTGGACTGGACAGTGTCCGTTTTCTCCGGCTCACCGCCACCGGGGCATTTTATCTTGATGCGGTGGAAGGTGTAAACACAACCGGCATCGCTACCGCTGACCAGCCTCAGACAGAACAACCGCCCCGCCTGCGGATTGTTCCCAACCCTGCCCGGACAACCGTCGTGGTTTACCTGAACCCGCCGACCCGGCAGCCGGTAACTTTGAAGCTCACCGATCCTGCGGGCAGAACCGTTCAAACCTTTACCATTGCCGGGCAGAACTGGACCTTGAGCCTTAAAGGACCTGACGGCCGGCGCCTGAAACCCGGGGTCTACTTCCTCCGCCCGAACCGGCAGACACCGGTCCGGCTAGTAATTTCAGAATAA
- a CDS encoding protein-L-isoaspartate(D-aspartate) O-methyltransferase — translation MESKNEFSQRRKLMVEEQIAARGVRDQRLLTVMLKVPRHLFVPEGFVHQAYEDHPLPIGQGQTISQPYIVAVMTEALQVEKWHRVLEVGTGSGYQTAILAELAGMVYTVELIEELSIRARQILNRLDYRNIRFKIGDGNEGWKEFAPYDRIIVTAAAESIPYALIEQLKEQGRLVAPVGPAGAQSLILGVKHGQRLVQRSLMSVVFVPLVRSKPSVDC, via the coding sequence GTGGAATCAAAGAATGAATTCAGTCAGCGCCGGAAGCTGATGGTGGAAGAACAGATTGCTGCCCGCGGTGTCAGAGACCAGCGGCTGCTGACGGTGATGCTGAAGGTGCCGAGACATCTTTTTGTTCCTGAAGGTTTTGTGCATCAGGCTTATGAAGATCATCCCCTGCCGATCGGTCAGGGGCAGACCATTTCCCAGCCCTATATTGTGGCGGTAATGACTGAGGCATTGCAGGTTGAGAAGTGGCACCGGGTGCTAGAGGTTGGCACCGGTTCCGGTTATCAGACTGCCATTCTGGCAGAACTGGCGGGGATGGTATATACTGTGGAACTCATTGAGGAGCTGTCAATCCGGGCGCGGCAGATTCTCAACCGGCTGGATTACCGGAATATTAGGTTCAAAATAGGAGATGGAAATGAGGGGTGGAAGGAATTCGCCCCTTATGACCGGATTATCGTTACTGCTGCGGCAGAGTCAATTCCTTATGCCTTGATCGAGCAGCTGAAGGAGCAAGGCCGGCTGGTGGCACCGGTGGGACCGGCAGGGGCACAGAGTCTGATTTTAGGGGTGAAGCACGGACAACGGCTCGTGCAGCGGTCACTGATGAGCGTGGTGTTTGTGCCGCTGGTGCGGAGCAAGCCTTCTGTTGACTGCTGA
- the hpt gene encoding hypoxanthine phosphoribosyltransferase: MTTNTPAPDQTRVKVLISADEIAKRVRELAEQISADYASRTPLVVGILKGSWIFLADLVRQLTVPVYIDFLTVSSYGASTNSSGVVKIVMDLKCPLEGRDVLVVEDILDSGLTLRYIMRHLELRKPKSLKLCVLMDKPARRQVEIEPDYLGFTVPDKFVVGYGADFAEAFRNLPFIGYIEEPDK; encoded by the coding sequence ATGACCACCAATACACCGGCACCGGATCAGACCCGGGTAAAAGTTCTCATCTCTGCCGATGAGATTGCCAAGCGGGTGCGGGAGCTGGCAGAGCAGATTTCTGCCGATTATGCGAGCAGGACTCCGCTGGTTGTCGGGATCCTCAAGGGCTCCTGGATTTTTCTAGCGGATCTGGTGCGGCAGCTGACCGTGCCGGTTTACATCGATTTTCTCACCGTTTCCAGTTACGGGGCGAGTACAAATAGTTCGGGGGTTGTAAAGATTGTCATGGACCTGAAATGTCCGCTGGAAGGCAGGGATGTGCTGGTGGTGGAGGATATTCTGGATTCGGGATTGACATTAAGATACATTATGAGACATCTGGAACTGCGCAAGCCGAAGAGTCTGAAGTTGTGTGTGCTGATGGACAAGCCGGCGCGCCGGCAGGTTGAGATCGAGCCGGATTATCTCGGATTTACCGTGCCGGATAAGTTTGTCGTCGGCTACGGGGCTGATTTTGCTGAAGCCTTTCGTAATTTGCCGTTTATCGGGTATATTGAAGAGCCGGATAAGTAA
- the ade gene encoding adenine deaminase translates to MKRSKISDPSVSGDLLAVARGEAPADLLLRGGQVVDVFTGEVRRADVVIKNGMIAGVGEGYERADSVMDIQGCYVAPGFIEGHIHIESSLLSVSEFVRLCLINGTTTVIADPHELANVLGVGGVEYVIRASRNLPADVYIMVPSCVPATRMETSGAKLGGREIERLLKMPEVLGLAELMNYPGVIWGDPDVRAKLVVARRAGKVIDGHCPGLTGLLLQAYAGAGIGSDHESVGVQEVREKLRAGMRVFIREGSAAQNLASILPVVNDFNLRRFCLVSDDRDPQDLLKEGHLNAVLRRAVNAGMQPVAAIQMVTLNPAEYFRLYDRGAVAPGLRADLVVLESLSDMNVKLVIKNGRPVAREGRLLERLPEVRDRKVMDTVRVKGLARGDFVIKAEGELCNVIRIVPGQILTEHHVQRAPVRNGLVTADPERDLLKIVVIERHRGTGRMGKGLVAGFGLKKGALGTTVAHDSHNMIIVGTNDRDMLIAARTLIRMGGGYVAVADGKVAAVLPLPIAGLMSDRSAQEVVSRLKVLLAKVRNWGCRLDNPFMALSFLSLPVIPELKITDRGLIDVNRFQPISLFAEK, encoded by the coding sequence ATGAAGAGAAGCAAAATTTCTGATCCTTCAGTTTCTGGGGATTTGCTTGCGGTTGCCCGGGGCGAAGCACCGGCAGACCTCCTGTTGCGCGGAGGACAGGTAGTGGATGTGTTTACCGGTGAGGTCCGCCGGGCAGATGTGGTAATCAAAAACGGAATGATCGCCGGTGTGGGTGAAGGTTACGAGCGGGCAGACAGTGTAATGGACATCCAGGGGTGCTATGTCGCACCCGGTTTTATTGAGGGGCATATCCATATTGAAAGTTCGCTTCTGTCGGTGAGTGAGTTTGTCCGGTTGTGCCTGATCAATGGCACAACCACGGTAATTGCTGATCCGCATGAGCTGGCAAATGTTCTGGGAGTCGGCGGTGTTGAATATGTCATCCGGGCAAGCCGGAATCTTCCTGCTGACGTCTATATCATGGTACCATCCTGCGTTCCGGCGACGCGGATGGAGACATCAGGAGCAAAGCTGGGGGGCAGGGAGATTGAGCGGCTGCTGAAGATGCCAGAGGTGCTCGGACTTGCCGAGTTGATGAACTATCCGGGTGTAATCTGGGGTGATCCTGACGTGCGGGCAAAGCTGGTGGTGGCAAGAAGGGCAGGAAAGGTGATCGATGGCCACTGTCCGGGGTTGACCGGGCTTCTGCTGCAGGCATATGCCGGTGCGGGAATCGGCTCGGACCACGAATCGGTCGGGGTGCAGGAGGTGCGGGAGAAGCTGCGGGCAGGGATGAGGGTATTTATCCGGGAAGGTTCGGCTGCCCAAAACCTGGCATCGATTCTGCCGGTGGTGAATGATTTCAATCTGCGCCGGTTCTGCCTTGTGTCCGATGACCGTGACCCGCAGGATCTGCTCAAAGAGGGCCATCTGAATGCGGTATTGCGCCGGGCAGTAAATGCGGGAATGCAGCCAGTAGCGGCGATACAGATGGTTACACTCAATCCTGCGGAATATTTCCGTCTTTATGACCGGGGTGCGGTGGCACCGGGATTGCGGGCAGACTTGGTGGTGCTGGAAAGTCTGAGCGATATGAATGTGAAACTGGTGATAAAGAATGGTAGACCGGTTGCCCGGGAGGGTCGATTACTGGAGAGACTGCCGGAGGTCCGCGACCGGAAGGTGATGGACACCGTGCGGGTGAAGGGGCTTGCACGGGGAGATTTTGTAATCAAGGCTGAAGGGGAGCTGTGTAATGTGATCCGGATTGTGCCCGGACAGATTTTAACTGAACATCATGTCCAGCGGGCACCGGTCAGAAACGGACTGGTGACAGCAGATCCGGAGCGGGATCTGCTGAAGATCGTGGTAATTGAAAGGCACCGGGGGACGGGCAGAATGGGTAAAGGGCTGGTTGCCGGCTTCGGTCTGAAGAAGGGCGCGCTCGGAACCACCGTGGCGCATGATTCTCACAATATGATTATTGTCGGCACCAATGACCGGGATATGCTGATTGCGGCACGGACACTGATAAGAATGGGCGGTGGTTATGTGGCGGTTGCCGATGGCAAGGTGGCCGCAGTACTGCCTCTACCGATCGCTGGTCTGATGTCAGACCGGTCTGCCCAGGAGGTTGTTTCCCGGTTGAAGGTGCTTTTGGCAAAGGTACGGAACTGGGGCTGCCGGCTGGACAATCCATTCATGGCCCTTTCGTTTCTTTCGCTGCCGGTAATTCCCGAGTTGAAAATAACCGACCGGGGGCTGATTGATGTTAACCGGTTTCAACCGATCAGTTTATTCGCTGAGAAATAG
- a CDS encoding TIGR00725 family protein, with protein MLTGFNRSVYSLRNRLFVGVIGAGECEAELAAEARALGRELAAAGAVVVCGGMGGVMRAVCQGAQEQGGLTIGIMPGSERSQANEFVALAIATGFGEARNLIIIRTADILIAIGGSYGTLSEIGFALKMGKRVIGLKTWEIEGVEKAASVAEVLTRLKIKGG; from the coding sequence ATGTTAACCGGTTTCAACCGATCAGTTTATTCGCTGAGAAATAGGCTGTTTGTCGGAGTGATTGGCGCCGGCGAATGTGAAGCTGAACTGGCGGCAGAGGCGCGGGCACTGGGTCGAGAACTGGCAGCAGCCGGTGCGGTCGTGGTCTGCGGCGGTATGGGAGGTGTAATGCGGGCGGTATGTCAGGGGGCACAGGAACAGGGCGGGTTGACAATCGGCATCATGCCCGGCTCTGAGCGGTCGCAGGCAAATGAGTTTGTGGCACTGGCGATAGCTACCGGTTTCGGCGAGGCGCGGAATCTGATAATTATCAGGACCGCTGATATTCTGATTGCAATCGGCGGTTCCTACGGCACACTTTCGGAGATCGGTTTTGCCCTGAAGATGGGAAAGAGGGTAATCGGGTTGAAGACTTGGGAAATTGAAGGGGTTGAGAAGGCGGCATCGGTGGCAGAGGTTTTGACAAGATTAAAAATAAAAGGAGGATAG
- a CDS encoding aldehyde dehydrogenase family protein, translating into MAAKEYLNFINGRYVPARTGKSYENRNPADTSDLIGTFPASGSEDVNDAVAAAKAAYPKWRAVPAPQRGEIIRRATEILIRRKEELARLMTREMGKVLKETRGDVQEAIDTGLYAAGESRRLWGKVVPSELPNKAAFVTRQPMGVWGMICPWNFPMAIPSWKLFPALICGNTAVIKPATLTPASVHEFVAALTEAGVPAGVVNVVYGEGAVVGEALLNHPDICGISFTGSSVIGKRIAEVCGRQLKRCSLELGGKNAQIVLKDADLNLALEGVIWGAFGTTGQRCTATSRLILEDEIHDRFLEMVVERAKQLKVGNGLDESVEMGPLVSEGQRQTVHRYVEIGRSEGARLVCGGAPLTSGDYSRGHFYPPTIFAEVTPDMRIAREEIFGPVLSVIRVRNFDEAIDVLNNTSYGLSSSIYTRDVNLAMKAIERIEAGITYVNAPTIGAECHLPFGGVKETGNGHREGGWTAYEIFSELKTVYIDYSGALQKAQIDTAKD; encoded by the coding sequence ATGGCAGCAAAGGAGTATTTGAACTTTATCAATGGCAGATATGTGCCTGCCCGAACTGGTAAAAGCTATGAGAACCGTAACCCGGCGGACACCTCGGATCTGATCGGAACTTTTCCTGCTTCCGGATCGGAGGATGTGAATGATGCGGTTGCGGCGGCAAAGGCGGCTTATCCCAAATGGCGGGCGGTCCCGGCGCCGCAGCGGGGCGAAATTATCCGGCGTGCCACCGAGATTCTCATCCGGCGCAAGGAGGAGCTTGCCCGGCTGATGACAAGAGAGATGGGCAAGGTTTTGAAAGAGACTAGGGGTGATGTGCAGGAGGCAATTGATACCGGGCTTTACGCTGCGGGTGAGAGCCGGCGGCTGTGGGGCAAGGTTGTGCCCAGCGAACTGCCCAACAAGGCAGCCTTTGTTACCCGGCAGCCGATGGGGGTCTGGGGGATGATCTGTCCCTGGAACTTTCCGATGGCGATTCCCTCCTGGAAGCTGTTTCCTGCCCTGATCTGTGGTAATACCGCAGTCATCAAGCCGGCAACCCTGACACCAGCGTCGGTTCATGAATTCGTTGCCGCACTGACTGAAGCCGGTGTGCCTGCCGGGGTGGTGAATGTGGTGTATGGTGAAGGGGCAGTGGTTGGGGAGGCACTGCTCAATCATCCGGATATCTGCGGGATTTCGTTTACCGGGTCATCAGTGATCGGCAAAAGGATTGCCGAGGTCTGCGGCAGACAGTTGAAACGGTGCTCACTGGAGCTCGGGGGCAAGAATGCCCAGATTGTGCTGAAGGATGCGGATCTGAATCTGGCGCTGGAAGGGGTAATCTGGGGTGCCTTCGGGACGACCGGTCAGCGCTGCACCGCTACCTCCCGGCTGATTCTTGAGGATGAGATTCATGATCGTTTTCTGGAGATGGTGGTGGAAAGGGCAAAACAGTTGAAGGTGGGCAACGGCCTGGATGAGTCGGTGGAGATGGGACCACTGGTGAGTGAGGGGCAGCGGCAGACGGTCCACCGGTATGTGGAGATCGGCAGAAGTGAAGGGGCACGGCTGGTGTGCGGTGGTGCGCCCCTCACCAGTGGTGATTACAGCCGGGGCCATTTCTATCCGCCGACGATCTTCGCCGAGGTCACCCCGGATATGCGCATCGCCCGGGAGGAGATATTCGGACCGGTGCTTTCAGTTATCAGGGTGCGTAATTTTGATGAGGCAATCGATGTCCTTAACAACACCTCCTATGGTTTGTCATCTTCAATCTATACCCGGGATGTCAATCTGGCAATGAAGGCGATTGAACGGATTGAAGCCGGAATTACATATGTGAATGCCCCGACGATCGGTGCAGAATGCCATCTGCCATTTGGCGGAGTCAAGGAGACAGGCAACGGACACCGGGAGGGTGGCTGGACCGCCTATGAAATTTTCTCCGAGTTGAAGACAGTATATATTGATTATTCTGGAGCCCTGCAGAAGGCGCAGATTGATACTGCAAAGGATTAA
- a CDS encoding ATP-binding cassette domain-containing protein: MATIEVDRLSKSFRGLVAVDHISFAVNEGEIFGFLGPNGAGKTTTVRMLCTLTRPSAGTARVAGWDVTREPNQVRKAIGIIFQEPSLDDRLTARENLRFHAMIYKVPKAEAGIRIARALEWMELSSRADELVRNFSGGMKRRLEIARALLHTPQVLFLDEPTLGLDPQTRNRIWERLLALRAENRMTLFLTTHYMDEAEYCDRIAIIDYGRIIALGTPAELKTRLQGDQVVLMTADNLRAATEIRRLYGIEIAFDREKLRFQVADGAQFVPRLVRELGVPILSVMVRPPTLDDVFLTLTGREIRDEEAGEREKLKSRLQRMGRAWR, encoded by the coding sequence GTGGCGACAATTGAAGTTGACCGGCTGAGCAAGAGTTTTCGCGGATTGGTTGCTGTTGACCATATTTCCTTTGCGGTCAATGAAGGTGAGATCTTCGGATTTCTGGGTCCGAACGGTGCCGGTAAGACCACTACGGTCCGGATGCTCTGCACCCTGACGCGTCCAAGTGCGGGAACGGCGCGGGTCGCAGGCTGGGATGTTACTCGTGAACCCAATCAGGTGCGGAAGGCGATCGGGATTATCTTCCAGGAACCGTCCCTTGATGACCGGTTGACCGCACGGGAGAATCTCAGGTTTCACGCTATGATCTACAAAGTCCCGAAAGCGGAGGCTGGTATCCGGATTGCGCGCGCACTGGAATGGATGGAACTCAGTTCCCGTGCCGACGAACTGGTCCGGAATTTTTCCGGCGGGATGAAACGCCGGCTGGAGATCGCCCGGGCGCTGCTGCATACACCCCAGGTGCTTTTTCTGGACGAGCCGACACTCGGGCTTGATCCTCAAACTCGGAACCGGATCTGGGAAAGACTGCTGGCGTTGCGGGCGGAGAACCGGATGACACTGTTTCTGACCACTCACTACATGGACGAGGCGGAATACTGTGACCGGATTGCGATCATTGATTACGGCCGGATAATTGCTCTGGGTACTCCGGCAGAGCTGAAAACCCGGTTGCAGGGAGATCAGGTGGTGCTGATGACCGCTGACAACCTCCGGGCAGCGACAGAAATCAGGAGGCTCTACGGGATTGAAATTGCGTTCGATCGGGAAAAGTTAAGGTTTCAGGTGGCAGATGGGGCGCAATTTGTGCCCAGACTGGTCCGGGAACTGGGCGTGCCTATACTTTCAGTAATGGTGCGACCGCCAACACTGGATGATGTTTTTCTCACCCTGACCGGCCGGGAGATCCGGGATGAGGAGGCGGGCGAGCGGGAAAAATTAAAGAGTCGGCTTCAGCGGATGGGGCGTGCTTGGCGTTAG
- a CDS encoding ABC transporter permease, with translation MALANGMFDSACIHMVWRRDVLRYFREKSQLYGSLTRPVLWLFILGLGLRGGYREVGSVNYTQFIFPGIIAMTSIFTSIQSAISIIWDREFGFLKEILVAPVPRTSIVIGKGLAGTTLSLIQGCIILLLAPLVRVKLALVNILPLILVMAVMSFALTGIGIVIAARMTSFQGFGTIMNFIIMPLWFLSGALYPLEGLPWWLALLVRINPLTYGVDMIRRLVLGFSFYSPGFNLAFLASFSILTTMAAVYFFNRGEY, from the coding sequence TTGGCGTTAGCAAACGGTATGTTTGATTCTGCCTGTATTCATATGGTGTGGCGGCGCGATGTGCTTCGCTACTTCCGGGAGAAGAGCCAGCTTTATGGGTCACTCACCAGACCGGTGCTGTGGCTTTTTATTCTCGGCCTCGGTTTACGCGGTGGTTACCGGGAGGTTGGCAGTGTCAATTATACTCAGTTCATCTTTCCCGGAATTATTGCGATGACCAGTATCTTCACATCGATTCAGTCAGCAATCTCCATCATCTGGGACCGGGAGTTCGGGTTTCTGAAGGAGATTCTGGTGGCACCGGTCCCGCGGACATCAATTGTCATTGGTAAGGGACTTGCCGGCACGACCCTTTCACTGATTCAGGGGTGTATCATTCTGCTGCTGGCACCGCTCGTCCGGGTGAAGCTGGCGCTGGTGAACATTCTGCCGCTGATTCTAGTGATGGCAGTGATGTCCTTTGCCCTTACCGGTATCGGGATCGTGATTGCCGCCCGGATGACCTCGTTTCAGGGGTTCGGTACAATCATGAATTTTATCATTATGCCGCTGTGGTTTCTCAGCGGTGCCCTTTATCCGCTTGAGGGGTTGCCCTGGTGGCTGGCGCTGCTGGTTCGTATCAATCCGCTGACCTATGGTGTGGATATGATCCGCCGGCTGGTGCTCGGATTTTCCTTCTATTCTCCCGGGTTTAATCTCGCATTTCTGGCAAGTTTCAGTATCCTGACAACAATGGCGGCAGTCTATTTCTTCAATCGCGGGGAATACTGA